Proteins from a genomic interval of candidate division Zixibacteria bacterium HGW-Zixibacteria-1:
- a CDS encoding DUF3341 domain-containing protein, with protein MSEVVKHKVEGILAEFSSPAALLKAAEKIRDAGYKKFDCHSPFPIHGMDRAMGLKRSPLGWIVGLAALFGTSAALGLQWWTSTVDYRLVISGKPFFSFQAYVPVTFALGVLLSAVTALLAMLILNGLPRLHHPIFYSDRFVKASDDGFFISIEADDPMYDTEKTRSFLESIGGTNPEVLKEP; from the coding sequence ATGAGTGAAGTCGTGAAACATAAAGTTGAGGGAATCCTGGCCGAATTTTCGAGCCCAGCGGCTTTGCTGAAGGCGGCGGAAAAAATCCGTGATGCCGGCTATAAGAAATTCGATTGCCACTCGCCCTTTCCGATTCATGGTATGGACCGGGCCATGGGCCTGAAACGGTCGCCGCTCGGGTGGATTGTCGGACTCGCGGCGCTGTTTGGAACATCGGCCGCATTAGGTCTGCAGTGGTGGACTAGCACTGTCGATTACCGGCTGGTGATTTCGGGTAAACCGTTTTTCAGTTTCCAGGCCTATGTGCCGGTGACATTTGCCCTGGGCGTGCTTCTGTCGGCAGTTACCGCACTGCTGGCCATGTTAATCCTGAACGGCCTGCCGCGGCTGCATCATCCGATTTTCTATTCGGATCGTTTTGTTAAAGCTTCCGATGACGGTTTCTTTATCAGCATCGAAGCTGATGATCCGATGTACGACACGGAAAAAACAAGAAGTTTTTTGGAATCAATCGGTGGGACAAATCCGGAGGTTCTGAAAGAGCCGTGA
- a CDS encoding hydrogenase, with amino-acid sequence MSKGITDSGIIPGGDSPLIEKNPTFGSITEEISRITERKTPGVWYLALGAAVSLMFVLFGSIGYLIFEGVGIWGLNNPVGWGWAIINFVWWVGIGHAGTLISAILFLLRQRWRTSINRFAEAMTLFAVSCALIFPAIHVGRIWVVYWMFPVPNQMSMWPNFRSPLLWDVFAVSTYFIASLLFWYTGLIPDLATFRDRAKTRIKKIIFGFLSLGWRGGNRQWKHYELAYLILAGISTPLVLSVHSVVSTDFAVSILPGWHTTIFPPYFVAGAIFSGFAMVVTLTIIARKLFHLEHIITLGHLEKMNKIMLLTGMMVGYAYSIEFFIAWYNGNIYEQFVFINRAFGQYAWAYWIMISCNVLIPQMFWFKKLRRCIPVMFIASILINVGMWFERFVIVVTSLSKDFLPSSWGYYAPTIWDISTFVGSFGLFFTLFLLFIRFLPMIAMAEVKGVLPQADPHHTEGDRHE; translated from the coding sequence GTGAGTAAAGGTATAACAGATTCAGGGATTATTCCCGGCGGGGATTCCCCGCTGATCGAGAAGAATCCGACCTTCGGAAGCATTACCGAAGAAATAAGCCGGATCACCGAGCGTAAAACGCCCGGTGTCTGGTATCTTGCCCTCGGCGCGGCGGTTTCGCTGATGTTTGTCCTGTTCGGCTCGATCGGTTATCTGATCTTCGAGGGAGTCGGTATCTGGGGCCTGAACAATCCGGTCGGCTGGGGCTGGGCGATTATTAATTTTGTCTGGTGGGTCGGTATCGGCCATGCCGGAACATTGATATCGGCCATTCTCTTCCTGCTGCGGCAGCGCTGGCGGACCTCGATCAACAGGTTTGCCGAAGCCATGACGCTCTTTGCGGTATCCTGCGCGCTGATATTTCCGGCGATACATGTCGGACGTATCTGGGTGGTGTACTGGATGTTCCCGGTTCCCAACCAGATGTCGATGTGGCCGAACTTCCGTTCCCCTCTGCTCTGGGACGTTTTTGCCGTAAGTACGTACTTTATAGCGTCGTTGTTGTTCTGGTACACCGGATTGATACCCGACCTGGCCACATTCAGGGACCGGGCCAAAACCAGAATCAAAAAGATAATTTTCGGATTTCTCTCACTGGGCTGGCGCGGTGGCAACCGGCAATGGAAACATTATGAACTGGCCTACCTGATTCTGGCCGGTATTTCCACGCCGCTGGTTCTCTCGGTGCATAGTGTTGTCAGTACCGACTTTGCCGTGTCGATTCTTCCCGGCTGGCATACGACCATCTTCCCGCCGTATTTCGTGGCGGGGGCCATCTTCTCCGGGTTCGCCATGGTAGTAACACTGACCATCATTGCCCGCAAATTATTCCATCTCGAGCATATTATCACTCTCGGTCATCTGGAGAAAATGAACAAGATTATGCTCCTGACCGGAATGATGGTTGGTTATGCCTACAGCATTGAGTTTTTCATCGCCTGGTACAACGGCAATATCTACGAGCAATTTGTTTTTATCAACAGGGCCTTCGGGCAGTACGCCTGGGCGTACTGGATTATGATCAGCTGCAATGTTCTTATCCCCCAGATGTTCTGGTTCAAGAAACTGCGGCGGTGCATCCCGGTCATGTTTATTGCATCGATCCTGATAAATGTCGGTATGTGGTTCGAAAGGTTTGTAATCGTGGTCACTTCATTGTCGAAAGATTTCCTGCCGTCGAGCTGGGGTTATTACGCCCCGACTATCTGGGATATAAGCACTTTCGTCGGATCATTCGGCCTGTTCTTTACGCTGTTTCTGCTGTTCATACGCTTCCTGCCGATGATTGCAATGGCGGAGGTAAAAGGCGTTCTGCCGCAGGCCGATCCGCACCACACCGAAGGAGACCGGCATGAGTGA
- a CDS encoding molybdopterin oxidoreductase, which produces MMNKENKKYWLSPDQLHDTKEYRRNLRDRYHEENGETSGGFSRRSFLGIMGASLALAGLAGCRRPVEKIVPYVVMPEEVIPGVPQYYASTMPLGTSAYGILVESHEGRPTKIEGNPKHPSTLGSADIFLEAAILGLYDPDRSKKVMHAGAESTYNDFVSFWREQGLKFAANRGEGLAVISESFSSPTLMRLRKDFLKKYPNAPWICYEPVSDEKHYQAVSQLTARLLRPVYHYNKADVILSLDADFLLTENENIKAARGFAAKRKPDDDKTGMNRLYAAESAFSITGSMADHRLRISSAHIGRLALAIAEALRKRGLNIPGSAEYDGSDFNKEWIEALADDLYSAKGRSLIVAGSRQPIWVHKQVIILNDALGNIGQTVTYRNTDDALLPDMGVLKTVTERLKSGAISTIIIFGGNPVYNAPADSDFASVLSKCENSVHFSEYMDETSKLTKWHIPRAHFLESWGDARAVDGTLSVIQPMIEPLYDAPVDSEIYALLATGRDQRGYDIIRETWQSYLKGGDFEKRWRKVLHDGLLADSALPDEIIKLSAAAIEPPKPEKELSKDNLELNFYPSKIYDGRFANNGWLQELPDPINKLTWGNAALLSTKTAAELELANGDMVNIETDSAKLEIPVWISPGQANYTVAVALGYGRNGIGKVADGVGANTYTLRNSNNSSFYRGVKLVKTGAVIEMAGTQDHGSMHGRPIVREAVLDEYRGHPEFAAEMVEHPPLDSIYPEHDYGHGYQWGMVIDLNACIGCSACTIACQSENNIPIVGKLQVSKGREMHWIRNDRYFVGDEDDPQIVHMPVACQQCENAPCESVCPVAATVHDKEGLNNMTYNRCIGTRYCSNNCPYKVRRFNFFNYTGKYSETIKMAQNPDVTVRSRGVMEKCTFCTQRINRAKIRAKQEGRTVRDGEIMTACEQACPTKAIRFGNINDPDSAVTAMKKIDRNYALLGELNVRPRNSYLAKIRNPNPKLEKIEDHETG; this is translated from the coding sequence ATGATGAATAAAGAAAATAAAAAATACTGGCTCAGTCCGGATCAGCTTCATGATACGAAAGAATATCGCAGAAATCTGCGGGATAGGTATCATGAGGAAAACGGTGAAACCAGCGGAGGTTTTTCGCGCCGCAGCTTTCTCGGCATAATGGGCGCCTCGCTGGCCCTGGCCGGTCTGGCTGGATGCCGCCGCCCGGTGGAAAAAATTGTACCGTATGTTGTCATGCCGGAGGAAGTCATTCCCGGGGTCCCTCAATATTATGCATCAACGATGCCGCTGGGGACATCCGCCTACGGTATTCTGGTTGAATCACACGAGGGGCGGCCGACAAAAATCGAAGGAAACCCAAAGCATCCCTCGACTCTCGGCTCGGCCGACATATTTCTTGAAGCGGCCATTCTCGGGCTTTATGATCCGGATCGTTCAAAAAAGGTGATGCATGCCGGTGCGGAATCGACCTACAATGATTTCGTATCATTCTGGCGCGAGCAGGGATTAAAATTTGCCGCGAACAGAGGCGAAGGGCTGGCTGTTATTTCCGAATCCTTCTCCTCCCCCACTCTGATGCGGCTGAGAAAGGATTTTCTGAAAAAATATCCGAACGCTCCATGGATCTGTTATGAGCCTGTCAGCGATGAAAAACATTATCAGGCCGTCAGTCAACTCACGGCCAGGTTACTCCGACCGGTATATCATTATAATAAGGCTGATGTTATTCTGTCGCTTGATGCTGATTTCCTTCTGACTGAAAACGAAAATATAAAGGCCGCCCGCGGATTTGCCGCAAAAAGAAAGCCGGATGACGACAAAACCGGCATGAATCGCCTTTATGCGGCGGAGAGCGCCTTCAGTATAACCGGGAGCATGGCGGATCACCGTCTGCGAATAAGTAGCGCCCATATCGGCCGGCTGGCTTTGGCCATCGCAGAGGCACTGCGAAAGCGCGGATTAAATATCCCCGGTTCCGCCGAATATGACGGCTCTGATTTCAATAAAGAATGGATAGAAGCGCTTGCCGATGACTTATATAGTGCAAAAGGCCGCTCGCTAATTGTCGCTGGCAGTCGCCAGCCCATCTGGGTGCATAAGCAGGTTATAATCCTCAATGATGCTCTCGGCAATATCGGACAGACTGTCACTTATCGCAATACCGATGATGCCCTTTTGCCTGATATGGGCGTATTAAAGACTGTCACAGAAAGATTGAAATCGGGGGCAATCTCCACTATTATTATTTTTGGTGGTAATCCGGTGTACAATGCCCCTGCGGACTCTGATTTTGCGTCGGTCCTGTCAAAATGCGAAAACAGTGTGCATTTCAGCGAATATATGGATGAAACATCGAAGCTGACCAAATGGCATATTCCGCGGGCCCATTTCCTTGAAAGCTGGGGCGATGCCAGAGCTGTTGATGGCACTTTAAGTGTCATTCAGCCGATGATTGAGCCATTGTACGACGCGCCTGTCGATAGCGAAATTTATGCACTGTTGGCTACCGGTCGTGACCAGCGCGGGTATGATATTATCAGGGAGACCTGGCAGAGTTACCTCAAAGGCGGCGATTTCGAAAAGAGATGGCGAAAGGTACTGCATGACGGCCTGTTGGCCGATAGTGCTCTTCCTGATGAAATAATAAAATTAAGTGCCGCTGCAATCGAGCCGCCCAAACCCGAAAAGGAATTGTCGAAAGACAATCTCGAATTGAATTTTTATCCATCCAAGATATATGACGGTCGCTTTGCCAATAACGGCTGGTTGCAGGAACTTCCCGACCCGATCAATAAACTCACCTGGGGCAACGCTGCTCTGTTAAGCACCAAAACCGCGGCCGAGCTGGAATTAGCCAACGGCGACATGGTAAATATCGAAACAGATAGTGCAAAACTTGAAATACCGGTCTGGATCTCGCCGGGCCAGGCCAATTATACGGTGGCCGTTGCGCTCGGATACGGCCGCAATGGCATCGGTAAAGTGGCCGATGGCGTCGGCGCCAACACTTATACTCTCCGGAATTCGAATAATTCATCGTTCTATCGCGGTGTCAAACTGGTAAAAACCGGCGCCGTAATCGAAATGGCCGGAACCCAGGATCATGGCAGTATGCACGGCCGGCCGATAGTCCGCGAGGCCGTCCTCGATGAATATCGAGGCCATCCGGAGTTTGCCGCAGAAATGGTCGAGCATCCCCCGCTGGATTCCATTTATCCGGAGCATGATTACGGCCACGGATATCAATGGGGTATGGTCATCGATCTCAATGCCTGCATCGGCTGCAGTGCCTGCACCATTGCCTGCCAGAGCGAAAATAATATCCCGATTGTCGGCAAGCTGCAGGTTTCCAAGGGGCGCGAAATGCACTGGATCAGAAACGACCGCTATTTTGTCGGAGATGAGGACGATCCGCAAATAGTGCATATGCCGGTGGCCTGCCAGCAATGCGAAAACGCGCCCTGCGAGTCGGTCTGCCCGGTCGCCGCGACCGTGCACGATAAAGAAGGTCTCAACAATATGACCTACAACCGCTGTATCGGGACGCGCTACTGCTCCAACAACTGTCCGTACAAAGTGCGGCGGTTTAACTTTTTCAACTATACCGGAAAATACTCCGAGACGATTAAGATGGCACAAAACCCGGATGTGACGGTACGGTCGCGAGGTGTCATGGAAAAATGTACTTTCTGCACCCAGCGCATCAACCGCGCCAAAATCAGGGCCAAACAGGAGGGCCGGACGGTCCGCGACGGTGAAATCATGACCGCCTGCGAGCAGGCCTGCCCGACGAAGGCGATAAGATTCGGCAATATAAATGACCCCGACAGCGCCGTGACGGCAATGAAGAAAATCGACCGCAATTATGCGTTGCTGGGTGAATTAAATGTACGGCCAAGAAACTCATATCTGGCCAAAATAAGAAATCCCAATCCGAAACTGGAAAAAATCGAGGACCACGAAACCGGATAA
- a CDS encoding cytochrome C, with the protein MAQIFPKWTNNIQTYIASGAVFIAVAVVSFFWYYGSPWYTVVGYRPVQPVPYSHKLHAGDLGLDCRYCHNLAEKSASANVPPTQTCMNCHSIILTESEKLLPVRESWGTKKPIEWVRVHKVADYCYFNHSAHLYAGVGCADCHGNIAEMEVVMQVKPLSMGWCLECHRNPEMHLRPHVELTNMYWVPPDKEEQMKFAEQVIKEKAIAPPQDCSGCHR; encoded by the coding sequence TTGGCACAGATATTTCCAAAATGGACGAATAATATTCAGACATATATCGCCAGTGGTGCGGTCTTCATCGCTGTTGCCGTGGTTAGTTTCTTCTGGTACTATGGATCGCCATGGTACACCGTCGTCGGCTATCGTCCCGTTCAACCGGTTCCATACAGCCATAAGCTGCATGCGGGTGATCTGGGTCTGGACTGCCGCTACTGTCATAACCTTGCCGAAAAATCAGCGTCGGCCAACGTTCCCCCGACTCAAACCTGTATGAACTGCCATTCTATAATATTGACCGAGAGCGAGAAGCTCCTGCCGGTGCGGGAAAGCTGGGGGACCAAGAAACCGATCGAGTGGGTTCGCGTGCATAAAGTGGCCGATTACTGCTATTTCAACCACAGCGCGCATTTGTATGCCGGTGTCGGGTGCGCCGATTGCCACGGGAATATCGCGGAGATGGAAGTTGTCATGCAGGTCAAGCCGCTCAGTATGGGCTGGTGCCTGGAATGCCACCGCAATCCGGAGATGCATCTGCGGCCCCACGTAGAGTTGACCAATATGTACTGGGTACCACCCGATAAAGAAGAGCAAATGAAATTTGCCGAGCAGGTCATTAAGGAGAAGGCAATTGCGCCGCCGCAAGACTGCTCGGGGTGTCATAGATGA
- a CDS encoding protoheme IX farnesyltransferase, which produces MSNKISAFFQLTKPKIMILVLAGGATALFMEGSLLRRPIDFLIFIIALYLTGGSANALNQYFERDLDARMSRTSGRRPLPLGRLSSGEALIFSIGIGIIGVFVLFLAFNALTALMAIGTILFYSLFYTLWLKPHTSQNIVIGGIAGAMAPVGAWTAASGTMALQPWILFLIIFFWTPPHFWALAHYYRNDYRITGLPMLPVIKGTGAVLNQIFIYTLLLFVSSIILLAINFGWFYFSAVSILGPWFIIKAYRARKNKDSVLIWAMFRFSIIYLFVIFVSLMLDAIF; this is translated from the coding sequence ATGAGTAACAAAATATCAGCTTTTTTTCAACTCACAAAACCAAAAATAATGATTCTGGTCCTGGCAGGCGGGGCGACCGCATTGTTTATGGAGGGCAGCCTGCTTCGGCGGCCGATCGATTTTCTCATTTTCATAATTGCCTTATATTTGACCGGCGGCAGTGCCAATGCATTGAACCAATATTTCGAGCGGGATCTCGATGCCCGGATGAGCCGCACTTCCGGCCGAAGGCCGCTTCCTTTGGGAAGACTTTCATCCGGAGAGGCTCTTATTTTCTCGATCGGAATCGGAATAATCGGCGTTTTTGTTTTATTTCTGGCTTTTAATGCCCTGACCGCGTTAATGGCGATTGGAACCATCTTGTTTTACTCGCTATTTTACACGTTGTGGCTCAAACCGCATACCAGTCAGAATATTGTAATCGGCGGAATCGCCGGAGCAATGGCGCCGGTCGGAGCCTGGACCGCCGCTTCCGGAACCATGGCCCTTCAGCCCTGGATATTGTTTCTGATTATTTTTTTCTGGACACCGCCGCATTTCTGGGCCCTGGCGCATTATTACAGGAACGATTATCGCATCACCGGCCTGCCCATGCTGCCGGTTATCAAAGGCACCGGAGCTGTGCTCAACCAGATTTTCATTTATACCCTGCTGCTTTTTGTCTCCAGCATAATTTTACTGGCAATAAATTTTGGCTGGTTCTATTTTAGCGCCGTATCAATACTTGGTCCCTGGTTTATAATAAAAGCTTACCGGGCCAGAAAAAATAAGGATAGTGTACTGATTTGGGCCATGTTCAGGTTTTCCATAATATATTTGTTCGTAATTTTTGTATCGCTGATGCTGGATGCAATATTTTAG
- a CDS encoding alpha-ketoacid dehydrogenase subunit beta, with amino-acid sequence MKKTTLIEAINQALFEEMERDKRVFLIGQDIGVYGGVFKATKGLLDRFGPERVIDSPISEVYIAGGSVGAAMVGLRPVPEIQFADFITPSMDQIIQQAAKLRYRTGGQWTCPMTIRVCCGGDVGGGLYHSQINEQWFFSQPGLQVVMPATPYDAKGLLKSAIRGDDPVIYFEHKRLYRWVKEELPEGDFTVPIGKAAIRKEGSAITIVAYGFMYHRSMEAAAALEKEGISAEVIDMRTISPWDREMIFESVKKTSRVVLVQESSKTGGVMAEVAASITEEMFDYLDAPISRVCGLDVPAIPFAPPMEHFFLPNAEKISRVVKKVMEY; translated from the coding sequence ATGAAAAAGACGACATTAATCGAGGCCATCAACCAAGCGCTTTTTGAAGAAATGGAGCGCGATAAAAGGGTCTTCCTGATCGGCCAGGATATCGGAGTCTATGGCGGCGTTTTCAAAGCCACCAAGGGGCTGCTGGATCGTTTTGGCCCGGAAAGAGTCATCGATTCACCGATTTCCGAAGTATATATCGCGGGCGGCTCGGTTGGTGCGGCCATGGTTGGTTTGCGCCCGGTTCCCGAAATCCAATTCGCCGATTTTATTACCCCCTCGATGGATCAGATTATACAACAGGCCGCCAAATTACGTTACCGCACCGGCGGCCAGTGGACCTGTCCGATGACCATCAGGGTCTGCTGCGGCGGCGATGTCGGCGGCGGGCTGTATCATTCTCAAATAAATGAGCAGTGGTTTTTCTCGCAGCCCGGTTTGCAGGTGGTCATGCCGGCCACGCCTTATGATGCCAAGGGGCTTCTCAAGTCGGCTATCCGGGGTGATGACCCGGTCATATATTTCGAACACAAACGACTCTATCGATGGGTAAAAGAGGAACTCCCCGAAGGCGACTTCACTGTCCCCATCGGCAAGGCGGCCATCCGTAAAGAAGGCAGCGCTATTACCATTGTTGCCTATGGTTTCATGTATCACCGTTCGATGGAAGCGGCGGCGGCTCTCGAGAAAGAGGGCATATCGGCCGAAGTTATCGATATGCGGACCATCAGTCCCTGGGACAGAGAGATGATATTCGAGTCGGTGAAGAAGACATCCAGAGTTGTCCTGGTGCAGGAAAGCTCCAAGACCGGCGGCGTTATGGCCGAAGTGGCCGCATCCATCACCGAAGAAATGTTTGATTATCTCGATGCCCCGATCAGCCGCGTCTGCGGACTTGATGTTCCGGCGATACCTTTTGCGCCGCCGATGGAACACTTTTTCCTGCCGAACGCTGAGAAGATTTCCCGGGTTGTAAAAAAAGTTATGGAATATTGA
- a CDS encoding branched-chain alpha-keto acid dehydrogenase subunit E2, whose product MEYKVVVPPLGESVVEGTIVKWLKKEGDQVKVDDPIVEIMTDKINVEIPSPHDGVMTKHIVPVDMVVQIGQEIAVMEVKGEVTQARTFQTRPDSGEERIPQEQEVKEPPKEFIGTVEHHEKMGIHADKEAIEGGIKEVKSSPVVRRLAREHFIDLRLIKGTGRDGRVSKEDVVKYINMRHSADKVKPDFVWPQQEEEEIIPITGVRKVISEHMVKSAFTIPHVTTFDECDMSELRDWRRQNVDKIEKMHGVRITYLPFIAKAIIFAAKDFPWINSTLEDDTLHVKKYFNIGMAVARDNSLIVPVIKHCEQKSLLQISKDMRDLADKANQDILKMDEITGGTISITNAGGMGALGSTPIIAKPQVAILGVHKIVDKPVVRNGEIVIRPILNFGLSFDHRVIDGGYAVQFLRRMIEYLEDPQGWLIGVI is encoded by the coding sequence ATGGAATATAAAGTTGTTGTTCCGCCGCTGGGTGAATCGGTTGTCGAAGGTACGATTGTCAAGTGGCTGAAAAAGGAAGGGGATCAGGTCAAGGTCGATGATCCGATTGTCGAGATCATGACGGATAAGATCAATGTCGAGATACCTTCTCCCCATGACGGTGTCATGACCAAACATATCGTCCCGGTCGATATGGTTGTCCAGATCGGCCAGGAAATCGCCGTCATGGAGGTCAAGGGCGAAGTGACCCAGGCCCGGACATTCCAGACCAGGCCGGATTCGGGTGAGGAGAGAATCCCCCAGGAACAGGAAGTTAAGGAGCCTCCCAAAGAATTTATCGGGACGGTCGAGCACCATGAGAAAATGGGTATTCATGCCGATAAGGAAGCCATCGAGGGCGGTATCAAGGAGGTCAAATCCTCGCCGGTGGTGCGCCGCCTGGCCCGCGAACATTTTATCGACCTGAGGCTGATTAAAGGGACCGGCCGCGACGGGCGCGTCTCCAAGGAAGATGTCGTTAAGTACATTAATATGAGACATTCGGCCGACAAAGTGAAACCTGATTTTGTCTGGCCCCAGCAGGAAGAAGAGGAGATTATTCCGATCACCGGTGTCCGCAAAGTGATTTCGGAACACATGGTGAAGTCGGCTTTTACCATTCCGCATGTGACCACTTTCGACGAGTGCGATATGTCGGAGCTTCGTGACTGGCGACGGCAGAATGTCGATAAGATCGAGAAAATGCATGGTGTCCGGATCACCTATCTTCCGTTCATCGCCAAGGCCATAATTTTTGCCGCCAAGGATTTTCCATGGATCAATTCCACACTGGAAGACGATACCCTTCATGTAAAAAAGTATTTCAACATCGGCATGGCCGTTGCCCGGGACAATTCGCTCATCGTGCCGGTAATCAAACATTGCGAACAGAAATCATTGCTTCAAATATCCAAGGACATGCGGGATCTCGCCGATAAGGCCAATCAGGATATTCTTAAAATGGATGAGATCACCGGAGGCACAATTTCAATCACCAATGCCGGCGGCATGGGTGCCCTCGGCTCGACCCCGATCATTGCCAAGCCGCAGGTAGCCATTCTGGGTGTCCATAAAATCGTTGATAAACCGGTTGTCAGAAACGGAGAAATTGTCATCCGCCCGATTCTTAACTTCGGGCTGTCATTTGACCACAGGGTCATCGACGGCGGCTATGCCGTTCAGTTCCTTCGCCGGATGATCGAATATCTTGAGGATCCGCAGGGTTGGCTGATTGGAGTTATTTAA
- the lpdA gene encoding dihydrolipoyl dehydrogenase, producing the protein MAEKYKVVVIGAGPGGYVAAIRAAQLGMKTAIVEKEYMGGVCLNWGCIPSKTLLYVTELKRTVEAAKRIGLVVDKVEIDLDKLRKHKDDTVKRLTGGVGLLLDKAKVTKFDGEASFVSDKEIQVIKGDSKVKIEAENFIIATGTSPIDLPMLKSDGKTIIGAREAVGLPDVPKTMLVVGAGPIGVEMATVYNTLGSKVTIVEILDTVLPSLDAEICAASEKALRKQGLEIMLSSKVLSSRMSGKQINVVIETKDGNKNLSFDKVLVAAGMRPNTRDLNLEKAGVKLDAKGFVQVDQHMRSNVAHIFAIGDVAGGLLLAHKASHEGIAAVEAIAGASLGADWKAVPYAVFTDPEIAGIGMTEKEAVDSGRKVKIGRFPYRAVGKGIATLAIEGFAKVIADQETDLILGVHIFGPHSGDIIYAATTLMECDGTAEDLGHMMAIHPTLSEALMEAALNVNKQAIHIIN; encoded by the coding sequence ATGGCTGAAAAATACAAAGTGGTTGTAATCGGCGCCGGACCGGGGGGCTATGTGGCGGCGATACGGGCGGCCCAGCTGGGAATGAAAACCGCCATTGTCGAAAAAGAATATATGGGCGGCGTCTGCCTGAATTGGGGCTGCATACCGTCGAAAACGCTTCTTTATGTCACCGAATTGAAAAGAACCGTCGAGGCTGCCAAACGCATCGGCCTGGTGGTCGATAAGGTCGAGATTGATCTGGATAAGCTGCGCAAACATAAGGATGACACGGTCAAGCGCCTGACCGGAGGAGTCGGCCTCCTTCTGGACAAAGCCAAAGTCACGAAATTCGACGGGGAAGCATCATTTGTCTCTGACAAGGAAATTCAGGTCATCAAAGGCGACTCGAAGGTGAAAATCGAAGCCGAGAATTTTATTATCGCTACCGGTACCTCGCCCATCGATCTGCCGATGCTTAAATCCGATGGCAAGACCATTATCGGCGCCCGCGAAGCGGTCGGCCTGCCCGATGTCCCCAAGACCATGCTGGTGGTCGGGGCCGGGCCGATCGGTGTCGAAATGGCCACCGTTTACAATACACTCGGATCAAAGGTGACGATCGTCGAAATTCTTGATACGGTCCTGCCGTCATTGGATGCAGAAATCTGCGCCGCTTCCGAAAAAGCCCTGAGAAAACAGGGACTTGAGATTATGCTTTCATCGAAGGTTCTCTCATCCAGAATGAGCGGCAAGCAGATCAATGTTGTCATTGAGACCAAAGATGGCAATAAGAATTTGAGTTTCGACAAGGTTCTCGTGGCGGCCGGGATGAGGCCGAATACCCGGGACCTCAACCTCGAAAAGGCTGGCGTCAAGCTCGATGCCAAAGGATTTGTCCAGGTGGATCAGCACATGCGTTCCAATGTTGCTCATATTTTCGCCATTGGCGATGTTGCCGGCGGACTCCTGCTGGCGCACAAGGCATCTCATGAGGGTATTGCCGCGGTCGAAGCCATCGCCGGGGCCTCCCTGGGCGCCGACTGGAAGGCGGTGCCCTATGCCGTCTTCACCGATCCCGAAATTGCCGGTATCGGCATGACCGAAAAGGAAGCAGTCGATTCCGGGCGCAAGGTGAAAATCGGGCGGTTCCCTTACCGGGCGGTTGGAAAAGGAATTGCCACGCTGGCAATCGAGGGATTTGCCAAAGTTATTGCCGACCAGGAAACCGATCTCATCCTGGGAGTGCATATTTTCGGCCCCCACTCGGGCGATATTATTTATGCCGCGACCACGCTGATGGAGTGTGACGGTACCGCCGAGGATCTCGGTCATATGATGGCGATTCACCCGACTCTGTCCGAGGCCTTGATGGAGGCGGCCCTGAATGTCAATAAACAGGCGATTCATATTATTAATTGA